One Catillopecten margaritatus gill symbiont DNA window includes the following coding sequences:
- the fbpC2 gene encoding Fe(3+) ions import ATP-binding protein FbpC 2, with protein sequence MLTIRNLSIQYRDNQVLQSFDLELAQGEIFALLGESGSGKSSALRFIAGLDEASGGSVVLDNETLSDNGQHQVPSERRGVGMVFQDYALFPHMNVEKNIAFGINNLPKNEQKMRITELLSLVDLPDIEKKYPHQLSGGEQQRVALARALAPMPKLLLLDESFSSLDQKHRESLAKQVRGILKKTNTTAILVTHDKNEASVFADKVGLIKEKGLTFK encoded by the coding sequence ATGCTAACTATTCGCAATCTTTCCATACAATATCGGGATAATCAAGTTTTACAGAGCTTTGACCTTGAATTAGCGCAAGGTGAGATTTTCGCTTTGTTGGGTGAGAGTGGTAGTGGAAAATCTTCGGCGTTACGCTTTATTGCGGGACTCGATGAGGCGAGTGGTGGCAGTGTTGTATTGGATAATGAAACACTATCGGATAATGGACAACATCAAGTGCCATCTGAGCGACGAGGTGTGGGTATGGTATTTCAGGATTATGCGTTATTTCCACATATGAATGTTGAGAAAAATATTGCATTTGGCATTAATAATTTACCCAAGAATGAGCAGAAAATGCGTATTACAGAGTTGTTATCTTTGGTAGATTTACCCGATATTGAGAAAAAGTATCCTCATCAACTTTCAGGAGGCGAGCAGCAGCGTGTTGCTTTAGCTCGTGCTTTGGCGCCTATGCCGAAGTTGTTGTTGTTGGACGAATCTTTTTCTAGTTTGGATCAAAAACATCGGGAAAGTTTGGCTAAGCAGGTGCGGGGTATTTTAAAGAAAACCAATACCACCGCTATTCTAGTTACTCATGATAAGAATGAGGCCAGTGTGTTTGCTGATAAAGTAGGGTTGATTAAAGAAAAAGGCTTGACTTTCAAATGA